The following is a genomic window from Lysinibacillus sp. G4S2.
TGACCACCAAATTTAGTAGATATCTTTGGCTCATATTTACGTTGCGTTTGCTGCTTCGTAGGAAAACCAAAAAGCACTTGTAAAATAAACTGTTGAATAGTTGTTTTACCCGCTTCATTCATACCATAAAAAATGGTAACACCTTCATGTAAGGAAATTGTGATGTTTTCATGCTTGCCAAAGCCATAAATTTGGATTTTTTGTATCGTTAGTATGTTATTCACGCCCTTTGAATTTCTTCAGTTAATAATTCTTGTGCGTTGTGCATTAAATTTTTTATATCCTGTTCTGTTAAAGGGTCAATGAGTCTTGCACCACCCGCATGTTGGTACAAATCCTTTAAAATATCCTTCCATTCTGAAATATCCCATTGCTCCATTAAGTTCATCACAGATTTAGTTGCAGCAGTATGCTCAAACAATACTGACGATTGATGTAACACGAGCTTTTGCACCCAGCACATCGGTTCAATCCCATCCTCTGCTTCTCTAATAGTTTCTAGCCATGCATCTACTGTAGCATGTTCAAATAAAGATTGTGATTGTTCATCTATATTTTTTAAGTGAAGTTCAACAACGGATGCCCCATACTCCTGACGATTGAGCGTTAATGCCTCTTCACATTTCCCTAGTAGTTCATTTGCATGAAACACATTCGTACAATCCACCTCTACCGTGTTATATACAACAGCTGAAGTCGGTACAAATTCCAGGTCCGTGGTGGTTGTGGACAATGTTACGTCATAAAAGCCTTTTACCCCCTGCTCTTTCCGATGTCGACTTTGAATATTGCCTGGATAAACAATCGGTGGATTTTGATGTAAAAGTTGTCGTTTATGAATATGTCCTAAAGCCCAGTAATGATAGTTTTTTTCAAGAAGTTGATCTTTTGTGAAAGGGGCATAAACATCATGGGTAGTATCGCTAGCTTCACTGCCATGAAGCATTCCAATATGAATAACATGCTGGTCCTGTGCAATTGGATAACTATCGATCATTGATTTCTTTATATGACGTTCACCATAGCTGAAGCCATAAATATTGACTTGCTGACCACGTATTTTTAACTGTACAACACTAGTTTCCGCTGGTAACTCATACACATTGCTAGGTAAGGCAAAGCGAGTCCAAGCACCATTTAAGTGATCGTGATTACCATAGCTTAAAATAACAGGAATATTATGCTGAAAAAGTTTTTCCATCGCCTCTTGAAATCGTCTTTGTGCCTGTAAACTACGATTTTCCCCATCATATATATCACCGACAATTAGTAAAAAATCAGGTTTCTCCTGAATGGCTTTCTGAATAATTTTATCAAAAGCTTCAAAAGTACTTGTTCGAACTTTTTTTAAATTATTATCAGGCAAACCAAATAAGCCCTTAAATGGACTATCTAAATGTAAATCCGCCGTATGGAAAAAACGAATTGCTGACATCTCATCACCTCAAGTAGTAGATAATTTGCATCTTGGCGTCATCTGTTATCACTCGAAAAGCAGTAACATGATTTTCAAAAGTTGCTACGAAATCATTTTACTAATCGCTTCTGTGTCTCATTTTTTATGCTAAGACATTCGTGAATCACGCCGAAACCGAATATTTGTTCTATTTTATCATACTTCACATAAGATGAGAAATTTATTCATAAAATATTCATCAGTAATATCGCCTTATTTTTTCCACATCTTTCGCTATTTATCGAAATATTCGCTAGTTTTACCGTGAAGTTTATAAATCTTCTATGTATAATAGAATTATATTTACGTAAAAGGTGGGGTTTGTATGAAGAATTATCGTTTTACTGCTTTTGAAAAAACTGGGGAAACATTATTTGATGAAACTTGGACATTCGAAAACGATGAAGCTGCCAAAATTAACGGTCAACAGCAAATCATGGAAAAAGGTGTTGCCGAAAAAACTCATCGCCTTGTTAACTCTTCAGGTAAACTAATCTTATTCCATGTCTAACAGTGGCTAATAAAAGGCACGTAGTAAACTTTACTACGCGCCTTTTACTATTATCTTTATCAATTATTCATTTTCCCACGAAGACAGGCGCTCTTTTCTCTACAAATGCCTGAATTCCTTCTAAATGATCAGCTGTCTTACGCATTGCTGTCTGCCCCTCTGCTTCCATCGCCAAAATACTCTCTAATTGCGGTAAATTTTGAGCATGTAGAATTTTTTTAGTCGCAATCATCGACGCCATTGGAGAAGCAAGCATTTTTCCAACTAGTTGGTCTGTGATCGCAAAAACAGTCCCATCTGGTGCAACATAGTCAATTAATCCTACATCATGTGCTTCCGATGCAGTTAATACTTTTCCTTCCCAGATCATTTGTTTAGCTTTTACAGTACCTACACGTTCCTTCATAAAGAAATGACCGCCACCATCAGGGACAAGTCCTATGCCTATGAAATTCATAGCAAGCTTACTGTTTTCACATGCAACCACTATGTCTGCTCCTAAAGCTAGACTAAAACCTAATCCAGCAGATGCGCCATGAACCGCAGCAATGACGATCATCGGTAGCTGGTAATATGCCTTGACAATACGTGTTAAATAAACCATTGCCTCATTAATATTAAGTGGCCTATTTGGATCTAGCATCGCTTTAATATCGCCACCTGCAGAAAAGACTTTTCCTTCTCCGCGAATAACAAGCACTTGTATTTCTTGTTCCTGCTGTAGTGCCTCGAAGCATTCTGCTAATTCTCGCATCATAACATCATCCATCGCATTCATGGCTTGTGGTCGATTTAATGTTAATGTTGCACGACGTTCTAATTTTTCTAATGTAATCGTTGAAAATTCCATCCTTACACCCCCAAATATGAATAGTCATTCACTATGTACTATTCGTGCTTTTTTAGAAAACTCCTTCTATCCTACGCAAAATTGCACTTGATATGCTATATTAAAGGACGAATATTGATTTAAAGGTGGTTAAGTATTGTGACACAGAAAGACTATCGTGTATTGCTTTTTTATAAATATATAGCTATTGAGGACCCTGTGACATTTGCAGAAGAGCATTTAGCACTTTGTGAAGAAATTGGGCTTCTTGGTCGCATTTTAGTTGGACTCGAGGGAATTAATGGAACCGTTTCTGGTACAGTCGAGCAAACCGAGGCTTACATGAATCATATGAAGGCAGACCCTCGTTTTAGCGACATTATGTGGAAAATAGATGAAGCTGAAGGGCATACCTTTAAAAAAATGCATGTCCGCCCTCGTCGAGAAATTGTACATCTTGGTTTAGAAGATGATATTAATCCTTTAGAAATAACAGGGGATTATTTATCACCAAAGGAATTTATGGAGCGTATGCAGGAGGATAATACGGTCATTATTGATGCACGTAATGATTATGAATATGACCTCGGGCATTTCCGTGGCGCTATTCGTCCGGATATTGAAAACTTCCGCGACCTACCAGCTTGGATGGATGCCCATAAAGAGGATTTTGAAGGCAAGAAAGTTTTAACTTACTGCACAGGTGGTATCCGCTGCGAAAAATTCTCTGGCTGGTTAAAACGTGAAGGCTATGGAGAAAGTGTTGGCCAACTACATGGCGGTATTGCCACGTATGCAAAAGACCCTGAAGTAAAAGGTCAACTATGGGATGGGCAAATGTTCGTCTTTGATCGACGTCGCAGTGTACCCATTAATCAGGTTGAGCATGTGATTGTCGGTAAGGATTTCTTCACTGGTGAACCGACAGAACGTTATACAAACTGTGCAAATCCTGAATGCCATAAATTAATGCTTTGCGAGGAAAAGCATGAGGCCTTTTATATGCGCAGCTGTTCAGACGAATGCCGCCGCGCAGAACGTAACTTCTTCGTTGAAAAGAATGGTTGGACAAAAGAGCAGATTGAGGAACAAATCGCTAAAATCGCTGAAGTTCAAAAATCTCCTTTATAATAAAAAAAGAGCATCACCCGCATGTAAAATTTGGGAGATGCTCTTTTTCATGGCTTACCCGAGCGCTTTTCACTTGGACCCGAGCGGTTTCTCGGCTCACCCGAGCGCTTTTCACTTGGACCCGAGCGGTTTCTCGGCTCACCCGAGCGCTTTTCACTTGGACCCAAGCAGTTTCTCGGCTTACCCGAGCGTTTTTCACTTGAACCCGAGCGGTTTTGAGGTTAGTATAAAAAGTGGACACGGAAAACTGAGAGTAGCTATTATAGAAATAACTATTTTAAAGGACGTGTACCGAATGACTAAAAAAATAACACAAGAATATCGTGATTATGTTGTGAAATTAGTAGTAGAAGAAAATCGAAAAGTAACAGAATTATCGTATGAATTAGGGCTTGGGGAATCTTCTATTCATCGCTGGGTAAAAAAGTATCGTGATGCAAAAAAGCAAGAAAATGGCGACGTGAAATATATAACCCCTTCGGAGCTGAAAAAGTTAGAAGCGACTTATGAAAAGAAACTTCGTGACTTAGAAGAGGAGAATGCCATTCTAAAAAAGGCGATGCACATCTTTGCCAAAAACCCGCAGTAGTGTTTGAATTTATTGAAGCGCATAAACGGGAGTTTTCGATTGTAAAGATGTGCCGTGTTCTAAAAGTGTCGACGAGTGGCTATTATAAATGGTTGGCCAAACAGGCAGCACCGATAACTGAAAAAGAAGAATATAAAATGAAAGTCACACAAAAAATTAAACAATCGTTTCATGAAAGCTATGGTACGTATGGCAGCCCGCGAGTCCATAAATATCTGTTGGAATGGGGTTATCCACTTTCACAAAAAACAGTGGCAAACATCATGCGAGTACTGGAATTGTGCGCAACACAGCCGAGAAGCTATGTGACGACAACAGATTCAAATCATGACGCACTAGTATATCCTAATATACTGAACCGCATGTTTTATGTGGAAGAACCAGATCAAGTATGGGTCGCTGATATTACTTATATCCGAACGTTGGAGGGATGGGTGTATTTAGCAAGTATTATGGATCTGTATTCTCGTAAAATTGTAGCGTGGGAAATGGCGGATCATATGAAAGTAGATTTAGTGTTAATAGCTTTGAAAAAAGCGTTCTTAATACGTCGACCAAAAAAGGGACTCATTCATCATTCAGACCGAGGGGCGCAATACTGTTCAACGGAATATATCGAACTTTTAAAAAAGCATGGTTGCAAAATTAGTATGAGTAAAAAAGGTGATCCGTATGACAATGCCTGCATCGAATCGTTTCATGCGACCATAAAAAAAGAAATGATTTATCGCCAAAAATTCCAAACAAAGAAAGCAGCCTTCAAAGCAATAAATAGCTATATTTCAAATTTTTATAATGAACGTAGAAGACATTCGACCCTTGGCTATCGTTCACCGAGCCAATTTGAACGCTTGACGTTACAGAAACACTCAAGTTAATCTCAAAACCGTTTCAAGCGATGGAAGTCAATTGTTCGAGCTCTTTGAACAATTGACTTCCATTGCCCACCAAACGCAGTGCGGTAGCTTTAAAGCTCTCACTTTTTTATGTCCACTTTCTTGACAGAAGACCAGTTTCTCGGCTCACCCGAGCGCTTTTCACTTGGACCTGAGCGGTTTCTCGGCTCACCCGAGCGCTTTTCACTTGGACCTGAGCGATTTCTCGGCTCACCCGAGCGCTTTTCACTTGGACCCGAGCGGTTTCTCGGCTTACCCGAGCGCTTTTCACTTGGACCCGAGCGGTTTCTCGGCTCACCCGAGCGCTTTTCACTTGGACCTGAGCGGTTTCTCGGCTTACCCGAGCGCTTTTCACTTGGACCCGAGCGGTTTCTCGGCTTACCCGAGCGCTTTTCACTTGGACCTGAGCGGTTTCTCGGCTTACCCGAGCGCTTTTCACTTGGACCCGAGCGGTTTCTCGGCTCACCCGAGCGCTTTTCACTTGGACCTGAGCGGTTTCTCGGCTTACCCTAGCGCTTTTCACTTGGACCTGAGCGGTTTGGAGCTTTCTAAATTTCTTTATTCTCCTTTTGCCAAATATCGCCCTACCTGTCGGCCACTAAATAAACAGCCACCAACAAATGTCCCTTCTAAAGCACGGTAACCATGTACACCGCCACCACCAAAGCCACTAACTTCCCCGGCAGCAAATAAACCTGGTACAGGTTGACCATCCATTCCTAACACAGCACCATCCAAATTTGTCTGTAAGCCTCCTAATGTTTTACGCGTTAAAATATTTAATCGTACCGCAATAAGTGGCCAATTTTTTGGATCTAGTATTTTATGGGGCTTCGCAACGCGCACAATTTTATCACCAATATAGTTTCTCGCACCATGAATGGCATTAACCTGTAAGTCCTTTGTAAACTTGTTGTCCATTTCACGATCCCTTGCTAAAATTTGCTCCTTTATTTTTATAAAATCAAGAAGCTCATTGCCCGCCAAATTGTTCATTCCATCAACTAGCTCCTTTAAATCATTAGCAATAACAAAGTCTTCACCATGTTTTTTAAATGCCTGAATTGGGGCAGGTGGACCTGGCAAAACACGTTTCAGAACATCACTAATGCTTTTATTTGTTAAATCAGGATTTTGCTCAGAGCCTGATAGTGCAAATTCTTTTTCAATAATTTTTTCAGTTAAAATAAACCACGAGTAATCATAGCCCGTTTTTTGAATTGCTTCTAACGTACTTAACGTATCAAAGCCTGGAAAATTCGGTGCGCCAAATCGATTGCCCTCCGCATCAAACCATAATGATGAAGGGCCTGGTAAAATTCGAATACCGTGATTTGGCCAAATAGGGTCCCAATTTTTCAAGCCTTCCGTATAATGCCACATGCGGTCTCGATTAACGATACGCCCCCCTGCATGCTCAGTTATTTCTAGCATTCTGCCATCAACAAAAGCAGGTACACCACTAATCATATTTTCAGGTGGTGTGCCAAGTCGCGCTGGCCAATTTTTTCTAACCAAATCAAAATTAGCACCTATTCCACCGCTAGCCACAATAACGGCATCCGCTTCATAAGAAAATTCGCCGATGCCTAGCCTAGAACTTTTTTCACCGCGATTTGCATAACTTTGAGCCAAAACTGTTCCACTAATTCCTTCAATTCTTCCATCTTGTTGAATAAACTCATCTACACGATGCCTTGCTTTAAAATCTATATAACCATCCTTTATGGCCTTTTTCACTTTTTCAGTAAAAGGCTTTACAATGCCAGGACCGGTTCCCCAAACAATATGAAATCTAGGTACTGAATTTCCGTGTCCGCCTGCTAAAGAGCCCCCACGTTCTGCCCAACCGACGATAGGGAAAAACTTAATACCTACAGACTTTAACCATTCATATTTTTCACCAGCTGCAAAATCTACATAAGCTCTGGCCCATTTATGCGCCCACGAATCCTCATCCCCTAAGCGATCGAAGCCAGCCGTCCCTTGCCAATCCTGCCATGCAAGCTCTTTACAATCCTTAATGCCAAGCCTTCTTTGCTCGGGTGTATTCACTAAAAATATACCGCCAAAAGACCAAAATGCCTGTCCCCCCATTGAATTTTCAGGTTCTTGATCTACTAACAAAATTTTTTTCTTTGCATCCGCTAACTCACAGGCAGCTACTAAACCTGCCAGCCCTGCACCGACAATTGCTACATCATACATCATTCTCCCCCCTAAAAATCAATCTTACTTTACTTACATTCTTCTCAAATTGATGGTTTACCTTCTACACTTTGTATTTTTGACGAAAATGTGACAAGAAAAAAATGTTCGCATTCCTCCTCAAAGCAATGAAAGTTTTACTCAAATAATCTATTTAATCCCAATTAATTCCCATATATTTTTCGACCTTTAATATTTATTAAATGCCCATGTAATCTGACTTAACACATATCGGTAGCGCTTTCATTGTCCTCTGTAAAAAGACGAACAATTTAATGTTATAAATATAATAAAGTTCGCTTTTGGTTATTTTCCGGACTACCAAAGTCAAGTTTTTTAATCTTTTTTAGAAATATCGTTGACAAAGGTGAACAATAAGGTTTATGATGTTAACAATTAAATCACACGAAAATATAACGACGGAGACACGCTAGTCGCAAGAAAATCCAAAGAGAGCTGATGGTTGGTGTAAATCAGTGATTTCTACGATAATAGTTCCACTCCTGAATAGATAAGCCGAACACTCCCAAAGTAAGCTTATCCGTCACATGCACGTTACGCATATAGCTAAGACTGCAAGAAATCTTTCACGCAGTGATTAAGGGTGGTACCGCGAACCAATGTTTATTATGCCTTTCGCCCCTTACAACACAATCTTTGTGTTTGTAAGGCGCGGAAGGCTTTTTTTATTATTCTCTTTTCTACAAAGGAGATTTGTATGCTGTAAGATGTACAATCTCTATAAAATTCAGACTGTTTCGTCTATAAAGAACACTAACATTTTTTAATTAAAAGGAGCTAATTACAAATGACTACATTACAAATGACTACTGCAACAAAGGCAATTAACGTATTTATCGCTGACCCACTAAGTGAAGATGGTATTTTCCCACTTCGACAAGAACAAGATTTAGACTTAAATATCATTGTAGACACTGGTCTTGCACCAGAAGAATTAATCGCAAAAATTGCGGATGTAGATGTTTTACTAGTACGTTCTCAAACAACTGTAACACGCGAAGTAATTGAAGCGGCTAAAAACTTAAAACTTATCGGACGTGCTGGTGTAGGTGTGGACAACATTGATCTAACTGCTGCAACTGAGCATGGTATTATCGTTGTAAATGCACCAGACGGTAACACTAACTCTGCTGCTGAGCACACTATTGCCATGATGACTTCACTTGCTCGTCACATCCCACAAGCATTCAATACACTTAAAAACGGTAAATGGGATCGTAAATCTTATGTTGGAGTTGAGCTTAAAAATAAAACTTTAGGTGTTGTAGGCTTCGGTCGTATCGGTGTGGAAGTAGCTTATCGTGCAAAAGGTCAACGCATGAACGTTAGGGCATACGATCCATTTTTAACTGATGAACGCGCTAAAGAGTTAGGCGTAACAAAATCAACAGTTGAAGAAATTTGTGCAGCAGCAGATTTCATTACAGTACACACACCTCTTCTTCCTGAAACACGTAATCTTATTAACAAAGAAAAATTCGCTATGATGAAAGATGGCGTGCGTATCATTAACTGTGCACGTGGCGGTATTATCAATGAGGATGATTTATATGATGCCATCGTAGAAGGTAAAGTAGCAGGTGCTGCTCTTGACGTATTCGTAAGTGAGCCAGCAACGGATCACAAGCTACTTACTTTACCACAAGTCATTGCAACACCTCACTTAGGTGCATCTACAATCGAAGCACAAGAATCTGTAGCTGTTGACGTATCAAACGACATCATTAAATTCTATAAAACAGGTACTGTCACTAACCCAGTGAACATGCCATCTATTCCAAAAGAATTACTTGCACAAGTTGAACCTTTCTTCGAATTAGCTGAAAAACTTGGTTCATTCTTATCTCAACTTACAACTGAGCCTGTGAAAGAAATCAACTTATCTTATGCTGGTGAAGTAGCAAATTATGATGTACGTCCATTAACGTCAAACGCGTTAAAAGGTTTATTATCTAAAAATCACGGTAATCATGTAAATGACGTAAATGCTCGCTATTTATCTGAACGTATCGGCATGAAAATTAATGAGCATAAAACAACAACTGCTAAAGGCTTTACTAGCTTAATTACAATTGAAATTAAAACAGCAAATGAAACACACTCAGTGGCTGGTACATTATTAAACGGTCTAGGTGCACGTATTGTCAAAGTAGAAGATTATGTTGTTGACGTTATTCCACAAGGTCACCTTCTTTACATTAAAAATACTGACAAACCAGGTGCAATCGGCCGCGTAGCAACAAAGCTAGCAGAAAAAGATGTTAACATCGCAACAATGCAAGTTGGTCGTGCACAAGTTGGCGGTACAGCTGTCATGATGCTAACAGTCGATAATGCTGTATCAGAAGAAGATCTAACATTCGTTGCACAGCTTGAAAATATTGATGAAGTAAGAGCGATTAACCTATAATTTTACTTTATAAGCAGGGAGTACAAATACTCTCTGCTTTTTTATTTTTGGGCCAACGGTATCATGCTAACATTGTCGATAAAACCTACTTTTATTGGATAAACTTCAAGAAACAAAAAATGTACTGATCCTATGATTGAATCAGTACATTTTTTTGCCTTATAGCTTATTCACAAGTTCTAATAATGCAGTTAAAGAATCAACCTCATATGTTGGAGTGACTACGCCATTTAGTGTATTGTTTTCACGATTGATCCAAACATTACGCATTCCAACACGAGATGAGCCTAAAATATCAGTATTTAAGTTATCTCCAACCATAATCGCATCGTCCGCCGTAATACCTGCTTTCTCCATGACATACTCGAAAATAGAGGCATCTGGTTTCCCTTTACCAAAGTCCCCAGAAATAATAATATGATCAAAATAAGGCGCGATTTCTGGTGTAATTTCTAGCTTTAAATTTTGTAAACTTGGTGCTCCATTTGTCAGTAGTACGAGTTGATACTTTCCTTTCAGCTTATCTAACACAGCAAAAGTATCTTCATATAAGAATGGGGACACTTTTCGCTCTGCCACAAAACGCTCCCCTAGCTCCGCTCCTAACTGCGCATCATCAATTCCAAGAGCTGCTAAGCCTTTTGTCCACGCTTCTGTACGATAGCCCGGTACAATATTTTTCATTTTTTGGAAGGAATCTGTTGGATCATCGAATGTTCCCCAAAGTCCTTCGAATGGGTTAATACCGATTAACACCGTATAATCATATGTTTCATAGCCTTCATAAAGCGCTCGTGCTTCTTTACGCACAGCCTCCTCTAGCTCAGCCGGATTCACATTATGTATTGTCGCTGCATATTCGCATGTTTTTTCAAATGCTGTTTTGACAGATTTTTTATCCCATAATAACGTATCATCTAAATCAAAAATAATTGTGTTAATTGACATTGTGTCAGCTCCTAGCTCCTATTAATATAATTATTTTAGCATATATTCAAAATATTTAGCATAGCGTTTTATGGTTTTTCCATCGCCAAAACGTAAGGTTGATTTCCGTTCCGGTCGGCGCTTTCCTGGGGGTGTCAGGGCAGCAGATGTTTTCTGTGCGACAGCGAAGCGGTAGCAGATGTTTTCCGTGCGAATGCGAAGCGGCAGCAGATGTTGGTCACGAAGGCGTTATCACAGAACGTTATGCTTTTAGTCTTCGTTCCTTTATTGCGCTCCAAGGTCTCATCGTCGCTAATCCCCAAGGAGTCGCCAGTCGGAACGAAGATCACCTTATAGTAAGTAGCTACGTAAACAAATGTCATCTGGGCCCATTTTGTATATAATTCTCAAACATTTTCTTAGTTTTCATGCGAATAAAATAATAAGGTTCTTGCATTGCCTGCTGAACACTAATATTTTCATCTACTAATGATTCAACAACAGTAAAATACTTGAGTAATTCAGGTTTATCATTTTCATCTATAACCCCAGATA
Proteins encoded in this region:
- a CDS encoding DNA repair exonuclease; the encoded protein is MSAIRFFHTADLHLDSPFKGLFGLPDNNLKKVRTSTFEAFDKIIQKAIQEKPDFLLIVGDIYDGENRSLQAQRRFQEAMEKLFQHNIPVILSYGNHDHLNGAWTRFALPSNVYELPAETSVVQLKIRGQQVNIYGFSYGERHIKKSMIDSYPIAQDQHVIHIGMLHGSEASDTTHDVYAPFTKDQLLEKNYHYWALGHIHKRQLLHQNPPIVYPGNIQSRHRKEQGVKGFYDVTLSTTTTDLEFVPTSAVVYNTVEVDCTNVFHANELLGKCEEALTLNRQEYGASVVELHLKNIDEQSQSLFEHATVDAWLETIREAEDGIEPMCWVQKLVLHQSSVLFEHTAATKSVMNLMEQWDISEWKDILKDLYQHAGGARLIDPLTEQDIKNLMHNAQELLTEEIQRA
- a CDS encoding YhzD family protein; its protein translation is MKNYRFTAFEKTGETLFDETWTFENDEAAKINGQQQIMEKGVAEKTHRLVNSSGKLILFHV
- a CDS encoding enoyl-CoA hydratase produces the protein MEFSTITLEKLERRATLTLNRPQAMNAMDDVMMRELAECFEALQQEQEIQVLVIRGEGKVFSAGGDIKAMLDPNRPLNINEAMVYLTRIVKAYYQLPMIVIAAVHGASAGLGFSLALGADIVVACENSKLAMNFIGIGLVPDGGGHFFMKERVGTVKAKQMIWEGKVLTASEAHDVGLIDYVAPDGTVFAITDQLVGKMLASPMASMIATKKILHAQNLPQLESILAMEAEGQTAMRKTADHLEGIQAFVEKRAPVFVGK
- a CDS encoding rhodanese-related sulfurtransferase, producing MTQKDYRVLLFYKYIAIEDPVTFAEEHLALCEEIGLLGRILVGLEGINGTVSGTVEQTEAYMNHMKADPRFSDIMWKIDEAEGHTFKKMHVRPRREIVHLGLEDDINPLEITGDYLSPKEFMERMQEDNTVIIDARNDYEYDLGHFRGAIRPDIENFRDLPAWMDAHKEDFEGKKVLTYCTGGIRCEKFSGWLKREGYGESVGQLHGGIATYAKDPEVKGQLWDGQMFVFDRRRSVPINQVEHVIVGKDFFTGEPTERYTNCANPECHKLMLCEEKHEAFYMRSCSDECRRAERNFFVEKNGWTKEQIEEQIAKIAEVQKSPL
- a CDS encoding transposase, with amino-acid sequence MTKKITQEYRDYVVKLVVEENRKVTELSYELGLGESSIHRWVKKYRDAKKQENGDVKYITPSELKKLEATYEKKLRDLEEENAILKKAMHIFAKNPQ
- a CDS encoding IS3 family transposase, giving the protein MFEFIEAHKREFSIVKMCRVLKVSTSGYYKWLAKQAAPITEKEEYKMKVTQKIKQSFHESYGTYGSPRVHKYLLEWGYPLSQKTVANIMRVLELCATQPRSYVTTTDSNHDALVYPNILNRMFYVEEPDQVWVADITYIRTLEGWVYLASIMDLYSRKIVAWEMADHMKVDLVLIALKKAFLIRRPKKGLIHHSDRGAQYCSTEYIELLKKHGCKISMSKKGDPYDNACIESFHATIKKEMIYRQKFQTKKAAFKAINSYISNFYNERRRHSTLGYRSPSQFERLTLQKHSS
- a CDS encoding FAD-binding dehydrogenase translates to MMYDVAIVGAGLAGLVAACELADAKKKILLVDQEPENSMGGQAFWSFGGIFLVNTPEQRRLGIKDCKELAWQDWQGTAGFDRLGDEDSWAHKWARAYVDFAAGEKYEWLKSVGIKFFPIVGWAERGGSLAGGHGNSVPRFHIVWGTGPGIVKPFTEKVKKAIKDGYIDFKARHRVDEFIQQDGRIEGISGTVLAQSYANRGEKSSRLGIGEFSYEADAVIVASGGIGANFDLVRKNWPARLGTPPENMISGVPAFVDGRMLEITEHAGGRIVNRDRMWHYTEGLKNWDPIWPNHGIRILPGPSSLWFDAEGNRFGAPNFPGFDTLSTLEAIQKTGYDYSWFILTEKIIEKEFALSGSEQNPDLTNKSISDVLKRVLPGPPAPIQAFKKHGEDFVIANDLKELVDGMNNLAGNELLDFIKIKEQILARDREMDNKFTKDLQVNAIHGARNYIGDKIVRVAKPHKILDPKNWPLIAVRLNILTRKTLGGLQTNLDGAVLGMDGQPVPGLFAAGEVSGFGGGGVHGYRALEGTFVGGCLFSGRQVGRYLAKGE
- the serA gene encoding phosphoglycerate dehydrogenase encodes the protein MTTATKAINVFIADPLSEDGIFPLRQEQDLDLNIIVDTGLAPEELIAKIADVDVLLVRSQTTVTREVIEAAKNLKLIGRAGVGVDNIDLTAATEHGIIVVNAPDGNTNSAAEHTIAMMTSLARHIPQAFNTLKNGKWDRKSYVGVELKNKTLGVVGFGRIGVEVAYRAKGQRMNVRAYDPFLTDERAKELGVTKSTVEEICAAADFITVHTPLLPETRNLINKEKFAMMKDGVRIINCARGGIINEDDLYDAIVEGKVAGAALDVFVSEPATDHKLLTLPQVIATPHLGASTIEAQESVAVDVSNDIIKFYKTGTVTNPVNMPSIPKELLAQVEPFFELAEKLGSFLSQLTTEPVKEINLSYAGEVANYDVRPLTSNALKGLLSKNHGNHVNDVNARYLSERIGMKINEHKTTTAKGFTSLITIEIKTANETHSVAGTLLNGLGARIVKVEDYVVDVIPQGHLLYIKNTDKPGAIGRVATKLAEKDVNIATMQVGRAQVGGTAVMMLTVDNAVSEEDLTFVAQLENIDEVRAINL
- a CDS encoding HAD family hydrolase, producing the protein MSINTIIFDLDDTLLWDKKSVKTAFEKTCEYAATIHNVNPAELEEAVRKEARALYEGYETYDYTVLIGINPFEGLWGTFDDPTDSFQKMKNIVPGYRTEAWTKGLAALGIDDAQLGAELGERFVAERKVSPFLYEDTFAVLDKLKGKYQLVLLTNGAPSLQNLKLEITPEIAPYFDHIIISGDFGKGKPDASIFEYVMEKAGITADDAIMVGDNLNTDILGSSRVGMRNVWINRENNTLNGVVTPTYEVDSLTALLELVNKL